A single Balaenoptera ricei isolate mBalRic1 chromosome 13, mBalRic1.hap2, whole genome shotgun sequence DNA region contains:
- the SOWAHC gene encoding ankyrin repeat domain-containing protein SOWAHC, giving the protein MEGPVECGARDQAELEQPVGGALGGTPEQRARCRLREPGHSAADPADPSDPADGAPSAPPGRRPRGGPAEEGARPEVPGDAPRPGRPAPREAAGGSPQLRRGPGGADGAAAEEEGAGALTLDPLEHAWMLSAADGRWDSLEGLLACEPGLLAKRDFITGFTCLHWAAKHGRQELLALLVRFAGQHRLPVNINARTSGGYTALHLAAMHGHVEVVKLLVGAYDADVDVRDYSGKKPSQYLSPSTAEEIRTLVGALDEDEAESAAGSGGGRWRLSRVLPSTLISGRLSHALEDGGDHHHHHHHHHHHHHLAEGLAAGKAKEPGRKASGSSSGRMKPRLNKIRFRTQIIHTTPSFRDPEQPLEEGEDEEEDRSFKGHSSSFKLRPKSNVFG; this is encoded by the coding sequence ATGGAGGGTCCAGTGGAGTGCGGGGCCCGGGACCAGGCCGAGCTGGAGCAGCCCGTCGGGGGCGCCCTGGGCGGTACGCCCGAGCAGCGCGCCCGCTGCCGCCTCAGGGAGCCGGGGCACTCGGCGGCAGACCCCGCCGACCCCTCCGACCCCGCGGACGGCGCCCCGAGCGCGCCCCCGGGGAGGCGGCCCCGCGGCGGCCCCGCGGAAGAGGGCGCGCGGCCCGAGGTGCCTGGCGATGCGCCGCGGCCCGGCCGCCCCGCGCCCCGGGAGGCGGCGGGGGGCTCCCCGCAGCTGCGGCGCGGCCCCGGGGGCGCGGACGGCGCGGCGGCAGAGGAGGAGGGCGCGGGCGCGCTGACGCTGGACCCGCTGGAGCACGCGTGGATGCTGTCGGCCGCCGACGGCCGCTGGGACAGCCTAGAGGGGCTGCTGGCCTGCGAGCCCGGCCTGCTGGCCAAGCGCGACTTCATCACCGGCTTCACCTGCCTGCACTGGGCGGCCAAGCACGGCCGGCAGGAGCTGCTGGCACTGCTGGTGCGCTTCGCGGGCCAGCACCGGCTGCCGGTGAACATCAACGCGCGCACAAGCGGCGGCTACACCGCGCTGCACCTGGCGGCCATGCACGGGCACGTGGAGGTGGTGAAGCTGCTGGTCGGGGCCTACGACGCGGACGTGGACGTGCGCGACTACAGCGGCAAGAAGCCCTCGCAGTACCTGAGCCCGAGCACCGCCGAGGAGATCCGGACCCTGGTGGGCGCCCTGGACGAGGACGAAGCCGAGAGCGCGGCGGGCAGCGGGGGAGGGCGCTGGAGGCTCTCGAGGGTGCTGCCCTCGACCCTCATCTCCGGCAGGCTCTCGCACGCTCTGGAGGACGGCGgggaccaccaccaccatcaccatcaccatcaccatcaccatcacctggCGGAGGGATTGGCTGCGGGCAAAGCGAAGGAGCCGGGTCGCAAAGCCTCGGGCAGCTCTAGTGGGCGGATGAAACCCAGACTCAACAAAATCCGCTTCCGAACCCAGATCATCCACACCACACCCTCTTTCAGAGACCCGGAGCAgcccctggaggagggggaggacgaAGAGGAGGACCGGTCTTTTAAAGGCCACTCATCCTCATTCAAATTGAGACCCAAGTCCAATGTATTCGggtaa